The bacterium genomic sequence CTCATCTATTCCACATAGAAGCTTACGAGCGATGAGATGGGACCGTCAAGACGGGGAGAGGGCTCTCCCTCACTACTCTCTCAGCAACACTTCCAATCAAGAGTCGTGAAATACCCGTTCTCCCATGTGTTGCAATTACAATCAGGTCGAAATCATTTTTTGTCGCAAAATCAATTATCGTGTCATGAACGGTACTAACGCTATCAATAACGGAGTATTGCACTGCCAACTCCGGGAAAGAATCTTCTGTAAGCTGGTGAAGATCCCGCTCTATTTTTTCTTTGAGTTGTTCTACTACTTCTCTTTCAGGAAGAACTGGAAAATCAAGAGCAAACATAAGCGCGGCTTGAGCAGGGTC encodes the following:
- a CDS encoding universal stress protein, encoding MKKILLTTDLSEESKEAFPLAGKIATLSGATLELLAVVEDPAQAALMFALDFPVLPEREVVEQLKEKIERDLHQLTEDSFPELAVQYSVIDSVSTVHDTIIDFATKNDFDLIVIATHGRTGISRLLIGSVAERVVRESPLPVLTVPSHRS